GCGAATACTATGATTACGAATAATCCAGATACCAGATCGCTGGAAGAACTCGCCGGAGTTCCCAATGCGGCTGAACTGGAGCAGTTGGCAAATGAGTACTTTCCCGACTTGACGGACAGTGCTTATGCTGCAACTCCCGCGGCACCCGAAGTGCAGAACGCTTCTGCGGCTCAGGGAGTAAGCGCCGCCCAAGGGGCAACCGCCATCAACCAGACTCCCGCATTCGACTGGGAACATCCTTTTGCGACTTATGGCGACCAGCCGACTTCTTCGGCTCCGTTTGCCTACGGCGGCAATTCTAGCGATACCTGGCTCAATACGATTGAAGCCCCTGCAGTTCCCGAAGCGGAATTTGTGTCACAGTTCGGCGATGTCCCGGCGGCGCCCGCGCCTGCAACGGGGTATTCTCCGAAGGTCCTTTCCAAGACCCAGGCGGCAGAAAACGCTCGCCCGATTGACGCTCCGACATCTCTCGGTGGCGATTCCGTGAAGGCGGGCTCTGCAAACAGCGGCTCCAATTCCCGCAACGAATCCATCCGCATCGGTTCCAAGAACCTTGCGCAAATCCGTAGCGACTTCCCGATTCTTTCGAAGCAGGTAAACGGGCATCCTCTCGTTTGGCTCGATAACGGTGCAACGACACAGCGCCCGCAAGTAGTGATTGACCGCCTCAAGTACTACTACGAAAACGAGAACTCCAACGTGCACCGTGGCGCCCATACGCTGGCGGCTGCATCGACGGATGCCTATGAAAACGCCCGCAACATCGTGCGTGACTTTATCGGGGCCCCGTCTTCGCAGGAAATCGTATTCGTGCGCGGTACCACTGAAGCAATCAACCTGGTGGCTAACGCCTACGTGAAGCCGACACTCCAGCCGGGTGACGAAATCATCGTCTCCATCCTGGAACATCACGCCAACATCGTTCCGTGGCAGCTCATTGCCGAAGAAACGGGCGCCATCATCAAGGTGATTCCGTGTGATTCTACCGGCCAGCTCAAGCTCCACGATTACGAGGCTCTGTTCACGAAGCGCACCAAGTTCGTTTCCGTGACGCATGTCTCGAACGTGCTCGGTACGGTCACCCCGATCGAGGAACTCATCGCAATTGCCCACAGGCACGGCGTGAGAATCCTCATTGATGGTGCACAGTCCATCGCGCACATTCCGGTGAATGTTTCCGCCCTCGATGCAGACTTCTTCGTGTTCTCGGGACACA
Above is a window of uncultured Fibrobacter sp. DNA encoding:
- a CDS encoding aminotransferase class V-fold PLP-dependent enzyme, whose protein sequence is MITNNPDTRSLEELAGVPNAAELEQLANEYFPDLTDSAYAATPAAPEVQNASAAQGVSAAQGATAINQTPAFDWEHPFATYGDQPTSSAPFAYGGNSSDTWLNTIEAPAVPEAEFVSQFGDVPAAPAPATGYSPKVLSKTQAAENARPIDAPTSLGGDSVKAGSANSGSNSRNESIRIGSKNLAQIRSDFPILSKQVNGHPLVWLDNGATTQRPQVVIDRLKYYYENENSNVHRGAHTLAAASTDAYENARNIVRDFIGAPSSQEIVFVRGTTEAINLVANAYVKPTLQPGDEIIVSILEHHANIVPWQLIAEETGAIIKVIPCDSTGQLKLHDYEALFTKRTKFVSVTHVSNVLGTVTPIEELIAIAHRHGVRILIDGAQSIAHIPVNVSALDADFFVFSGHKVFAPTGIGVVYGKKELLEAARPYHGGGNMIADVTFERTIYNGIPNKFEAGTGSIADAVGLGAALQYLSEIGMPCVFRWEHELLQYGLKELKTVKGLHLVGTALNKASALAFKLDG